A genomic segment from Bradyrhizobium sp. CB1015 encodes:
- a CDS encoding peptidoglycan-binding protein, with amino-acid sequence MHGSRQDFQSLDPLGLDAPFAETSEPENRSGIEAFATLEDNPFVAFSGGAGETEWTGAGESQSFEEELGSPHSFANCTSTQKQLLLDVTDRCLRAVRHAASFVGSAYGRPDRMSAATRQLLLRHFHTTKHDNLRHIVTRLMRIEKALKDGIKFRGETDCATDSKGAVCGYALTTQLFGGFGKVHICFDTRPRHCNFSALAPDTQEVTLIHEVAHRYVGIKDQAYEHEPKYSTLSPKQALDNADSYAFFAVEGMTLLGETLEPEQEGTLSEDFDETSFTGLEARAWESHGLSADDEAARDESSEPWARELEEARELESGASRCSEDEHEGEDEYLESEAWTATAEQIAFRNSVLAEHIARSRKARGAPLPDLSSTQVETIPGTGVKTRPETARAAGRLLAAANADLQKAQIAGDADALRTKRLTAASGYRGSEHQRSLWLTYFKGYYNRTRAHREALAEGPHSKAAAAYMLKSKAYGGFGLGGRIAAPGYSNHQNGIAVDFYQNRKAGYEIANSSSDAARAAWRRSWFYGWLKQNAAAYGFEQLPTEEWHWEFRRKPTITSEFEGEAVVPPTRPYLDGALWIYRSRVTGTKIAVFASAAAVRGSGPLDMLLYIHGLLSPCGVPRAMPAGIVTEATFRLGKIVTDSGRPMLLIVPQLQTGSDAGWSAHGLDRPAQLNALFAEVLGETDRRLERGGTQIGRLVISGHSRAYGVLYTLANANKSTALGTGALAKLVKVWVLDATYGSPPIAAFKALAAARPGLGVDIVYRAKSPTDKFDGRASAGAVALRPVPNSITHCALPGKLLPTLLSELGTAPDGEAFENFDAMSSAETHFERADVESLAWLDVEAGLPGDKLDEDFSDTRWPESSEDEIDHEGCGCGCGAHSAPRNFEAEWFEPESDDAGWPAGVGVRAFDTEAGGAADLLQGASALVIGPTLRRGNGGAGVEALQRALAQLGHSPGEIDGRFGAATEKAVRAFQSRAGLAADGVVGPRTKAAIAAALGGKIAPLPTPPAPIPPAPTPPAPLPVDEDLDTFIARLAAEWSRRTGGKPSADERSAALRGDYEDTLKGARMRFGTKYADDVLRRAWMISREEEMRFRTESSGGSLGDFGPPAQRVELVSHASIDGSDKAPVAPIMVRFFAELRRRYGAGLGAGTYRGHGGGSFNDRGYSLDLFLNRRDARGFYLRDDALRLLRAVNETAKAMLAKWRIIYNDFAVADEINRETGKRNVIFVGTTRKDKNKRVTGLNWHGPHPLIIHFHLDLAPLPGAQSEAEDEGWQETWQENWQENFSDDEDVRAACEGESPTDETLTLEALLAGEAGDDPGLVDRLKGVAEFMLGPTLRRGSKGDGVSSLQRALVGLGYDLAVDGDFGSNTERAVRGFQSRSGLEADGIVGAATKVAIGAALGGRSLPPAPAPTPPAPTPLPYVPGKKLAPKAFVATFGESARASQAASRVPALVTLGQAALESGWSAHAPGFNFFGIKAKASMPENMRQLLKTKEVMSRPDAKFPEVISVTPRPDGKYDYVVRDWFRVYPDAATAFSEHGSFLARNKRYAKAFAVTHDPYAFATEVARAGYATGPTYERELHAVMRMIEKAGGG; translated from the coding sequence ATGCACGGGTCCAGGCAGGATTTCCAATCGCTCGACCCGCTCGGCCTCGACGCTCCGTTCGCGGAGACGTCCGAGCCGGAGAACCGCAGCGGAATTGAAGCGTTCGCCACGCTCGAGGACAACCCGTTCGTGGCCTTTTCGGGCGGAGCGGGCGAAACGGAGTGGACTGGTGCGGGTGAATCCCAGTCCTTCGAGGAGGAACTGGGCTCACCCCACTCCTTCGCGAACTGTACGTCGACGCAGAAGCAGTTGCTGCTTGACGTCACCGACCGGTGTCTGCGCGCAGTGCGGCATGCGGCCTCGTTCGTCGGCAGCGCGTACGGACGGCCGGATCGGATGAGCGCGGCCACGCGGCAGCTGCTGCTGCGTCATTTTCACACCACAAAACACGACAATCTCCGTCACATCGTCACGCGGCTGATGCGGATCGAAAAGGCGCTGAAGGATGGAATCAAGTTCCGCGGCGAGACCGACTGCGCCACGGACAGCAAGGGAGCGGTCTGCGGTTATGCCCTGACGACGCAGTTGTTCGGCGGTTTCGGCAAGGTCCACATCTGCTTCGACACACGGCCGAGGCACTGCAACTTCAGCGCGCTGGCGCCCGACACACAGGAGGTGACCCTCATCCACGAGGTCGCGCATCGCTATGTCGGCATCAAGGACCAGGCCTACGAGCACGAACCGAAATACTCGACCCTGTCCCCGAAGCAGGCTCTGGACAACGCGGATAGCTACGCCTTCTTCGCCGTTGAAGGCATGACCCTGCTCGGCGAGACCCTCGAACCGGAGCAGGAAGGCACGCTCTCGGAAGATTTCGATGAAACGTCGTTCACCGGGCTGGAAGCCCGGGCGTGGGAATCGCATGGCCTTTCCGCGGACGACGAAGCCGCGCGAGACGAAAGCTCGGAGCCTTGGGCGCGCGAGCTCGAGGAGGCTCGCGAGCTGGAATCTGGAGCCAGCCGTTGCTCCGAGGACGAACACGAAGGTGAGGATGAATATCTCGAGTCCGAGGCGTGGACCGCAACAGCGGAGCAGATCGCCTTTCGCAACAGTGTGCTCGCCGAGCATATCGCCCGCAGCCGCAAGGCGAGGGGTGCTCCCCTGCCTGACCTGAGCAGCACCCAGGTCGAGACGATCCCCGGCACCGGCGTCAAGACGCGGCCGGAGACCGCGCGGGCCGCAGGCCGCCTGCTCGCCGCTGCAAATGCAGATCTGCAGAAGGCTCAGATTGCGGGTGATGCCGACGCGCTGCGAACGAAACGATTGACGGCAGCAAGCGGCTATCGCGGCAGCGAGCACCAGCGCTCGCTGTGGCTCACCTACTTCAAGGGCTACTACAACCGGACACGCGCGCACCGCGAAGCTCTTGCCGAAGGTCCGCATTCGAAGGCAGCAGCCGCCTACATGCTGAAGTCGAAGGCCTACGGCGGCTTTGGCCTGGGTGGCCGGATTGCGGCGCCAGGCTACAGCAATCACCAGAACGGCATTGCCGTCGACTTCTATCAGAACAGAAAAGCGGGATACGAGATCGCCAACAGCAGCAGTGACGCAGCCCGAGCGGCCTGGCGCAGGAGCTGGTTCTATGGATGGCTGAAGCAGAACGCAGCGGCTTACGGCTTCGAGCAGTTGCCTACCGAGGAATGGCACTGGGAGTTTCGCCGCAAGCCGACGATCACGAGCGAGTTCGAAGGCGAAGCCGTCGTTCCGCCCACGAGGCCGTATCTTGACGGCGCGCTATGGATCTACCGCTCCCGCGTCACCGGCACGAAAATCGCCGTATTCGCGTCGGCCGCGGCCGTTCGAGGCAGCGGGCCGTTGGACATGTTGCTCTACATCCACGGGCTGCTCAGTCCGTGCGGCGTGCCGCGAGCCATGCCTGCGGGCATCGTGACGGAGGCGACCTTCCGGCTCGGCAAGATCGTGACCGACAGCGGCCGGCCGATGCTGCTGATCGTGCCGCAGCTCCAGACTGGGAGCGACGCAGGCTGGAGTGCACACGGGCTCGACCGGCCTGCGCAGCTCAATGCGCTGTTTGCCGAAGTGCTGGGCGAGACGGACCGCCGCCTCGAGCGGGGCGGCACGCAAATCGGCCGGCTCGTCATTTCCGGGCACTCGCGCGCCTACGGCGTGCTCTATACGCTCGCCAACGCGAACAAATCCACGGCGCTCGGCACCGGCGCGCTCGCGAAGCTCGTCAAGGTGTGGGTGCTTGACGCCACCTACGGAAGCCCGCCCATCGCCGCGTTCAAGGCGCTCGCCGCAGCCCGGCCGGGTTTGGGCGTCGACATCGTTTACCGCGCCAAATCTCCGACCGACAAATTCGACGGCCGCGCCAGTGCGGGCGCGGTGGCGCTGCGCCCCGTGCCGAATTCGATCACCCATTGTGCGCTGCCCGGTAAACTGCTCCCGACCTTGTTGAGCGAGCTCGGCACAGCCCCGGATGGCGAGGCCTTCGAGAATTTCGATGCGATGTCGAGCGCGGAAACACATTTCGAGAGAGCTGACGTGGAATCGTTGGCTTGGCTGGACGTGGAAGCAGGCCTTCCTGGCGACAAGCTCGACGAAGACTTCTCCGACACGCGCTGGCCTGAATCGTCCGAGGACGAAATCGACCACGAAGGGTGCGGATGCGGGTGCGGCGCCCACTCGGCGCCCCGAAATTTCGAGGCCGAGTGGTTCGAACCGGAATCGGATGACGCGGGATGGCCTGCAGGCGTGGGCGTGCGCGCATTCGACACCGAGGCCGGTGGAGCTGCCGACCTCTTGCAGGGCGCCTCGGCTCTCGTGATCGGACCGACGCTTCGCCGCGGCAACGGCGGCGCCGGTGTCGAAGCGCTGCAGCGCGCGCTGGCGCAACTCGGCCATTCGCCGGGCGAAATCGACGGACGATTTGGCGCTGCAACCGAAAAAGCGGTCCGCGCCTTTCAGTCCCGCGCAGGCCTCGCCGCCGACGGCGTGGTCGGCCCGCGCACCAAGGCGGCTATCGCCGCAGCGCTCGGCGGCAAGATCGCGCCGCTACCTACTCCACCTGCTCCCATCCCGCCGGCACCGACCCCGCCTGCGCCGCTTCCTGTCGACGAGGATCTCGATACCTTCATTGCCAGATTGGCTGCGGAGTGGTCGCGGCGGACGGGCGGAAAGCCTTCGGCCGACGAACGAAGTGCGGCACTGCGCGGCGACTACGAGGATACGCTGAAGGGCGCCCGCATGCGCTTCGGGACGAAGTACGCCGACGACGTTCTCCGCCGCGCCTGGATGATCAGCCGCGAGGAAGAGATGCGCTTCCGTACCGAGTCATCGGGCGGCTCGCTCGGCGATTTCGGGCCGCCGGCCCAGCGGGTGGAGCTGGTCAGTCACGCGTCGATTGACGGAAGCGACAAGGCGCCTGTCGCGCCGATCATGGTCCGCTTCTTTGCCGAGCTGCGCCGCCGCTACGGCGCAGGCCTCGGAGCGGGCACCTATCGCGGACACGGCGGCGGGAGCTTCAACGACCGCGGCTATTCGCTCGATCTGTTCCTGAACAGGCGCGACGCTCGCGGCTTCTATCTCCGCGACGATGCCTTGAGGTTGCTGCGCGCGGTGAACGAGACCGCGAAGGCGATGCTGGCCAAATGGCGGATCATCTACAACGATTTCGCGGTCGCCGACGAGATCAACCGGGAGACCGGCAAGCGCAACGTGATCTTCGTCGGCACGACGCGCAAAGACAAGAACAAGCGCGTGACGGGGCTCAACTGGCATGGACCGCATCCCCTTATCATCCACTTCCACCTCGACCTCGCGCCGCTGCCGGGCGCGCAGAGCGAAGCCGAGGACGAGGGATGGCAGGAGACTTGGCAAGAGAACTGGCAGGAGAATTTCAGCGACGATGAGGACGTGCGCGCCGCCTGCGAGGGCGAATCTCCAACCGACGAGACCCTCACCCTGGAAGCCCTGCTCGCGGGCGAAGCGGGAGACGATCCGGGGCTGGTGGACCGCCTCAAAGGCGTCGCCGAATTCATGCTCGGACCGACGCTGCGCCGGGGCAGCAAAGGCGACGGCGTGAGCAGCCTGCAGCGCGCCCTTGTCGGGCTCGGCTACGATTTAGCAGTGGACGGTGATTTTGGTTCGAACACCGAACGCGCGGTGCGTGGGTTTCAGTCGCGCAGCGGGCTGGAGGCCGACGGCATCGTCGGCGCGGCGACCAAGGTCGCGATTGGCGCCGCGCTGGGTGGCCGGTCGCTGCCGCCCGCCCCCGCTCCTACGCCTCCTGCGCCGACGCCCTTGCCCTACGTGCCGGGCAAGAAGCTCGCGCCGAAAGCGTTCGTCGCCACGTTCGGCGAGTCAGCCAGGGCTTCGCAGGCGGCGAGCCGCGTACCCGCCCTGGTAACGCTCGGCCAGGCAGCGCTGGAATCCGGCTGGAGTGCGCATGCGCCCGGCTTCAATTTTTTCGGTATCAAGGCAAAAGCCAGCATGCCCGAAAACATGCGGCAGTTGCTGAAGACCAAGGAGGTCATGTCGCGGCCCGACGCCAAATTCCCCGAAGTGATCTCGGTGACGCCGCGGCCCGACGGCAAGTACGACTATGTCGTGCGCGACTGGTTCCGCGTCTATCCCGACGCTGCCACCGCGTTCAGCGAGCACGGCTCATTTCTGGCGCGCAACAAGCGGTACGCCAAGGCGTTCGCGGTCACCCACGACCCATACGCCTTCGCAACCGAAGTCGCGCGCGCAGGCTACGCCACCGGACCGACTTACGAGAGGGAGCTCCATGCCGTCATGCGCATGATCGAGAAGGCGGGTGGCGGGTAA